The following nucleotide sequence is from Synechococcus sp. CBW1004.
CGACTGCGAAGGCGTGCTGCATGGATGTCGCCGGGGCGTCAGAGCGTCTCCACGCCGGTGGATCGCACAGGACTCAAGATCCGCTTCAGAACAACGGCAGCCGCAGCAGCTGGGCCCACAGCGCTGTGCCGGCCGCCAGGGCCCCCAGTTCCGCCGGGATCTCCAGCAGCAGGTCGGCCCCCTGCAGGGAGCCGATGCGCGAGGAGGCCTGAGACCCCTCGACCCGGGCCCGTAACTCCCCCGCCTCATCCACCACGAGCCGGGCGCGGGCCAGCTCCGGCCGGCCGGGATTGCGCTTCAGCACCGCCTCCAGCCGCACCTTCAGCCGCGGCAACGGCTGCGGCTGCGCGGCGCCCTCCAGCCGCTGCAAGGCCGGCCAGAGCAGCTGCAGCGCCGTGATCGCCGCCGCCACCGGATTGCCCGGCAGCCCGAAGAACGGCGTGCCGCCGATGTGCCCCCAGGCGAACGGCCGCCCGGGCCGCAGAAACAGCTTCCAGAAGCTCACCTCCCCCAGCTCCGCCACCAGCGCGCGGATCCAGTCGGTGTCGCCGGCCGAAACGCCGCCGGTGCTCACCACCACATCGCAGCCCTCGGCCAGTGCCCCCAGGGCCTGGCGCAGGGCGTCGGGCTGATCGCCCACCACCCGCCGCTCGGCCACCACCGCACCGAGCCGCTGCAGCAGCGCCTCCAGCAGGGTGCCGTTGCTCTCCCAGATCTGGCCCGGGCCGCGGGGCGTGCCGGCCGCCACCAGTTCATCGCCGCTGATCAGCAGCCCGATCCGGGGCCGCGGCCGCACCGGGAGCATCGCCACCCCGCAGCTGGCCAGCCGCCCCAGCTCCGCCGGCCCGAGCCGCACCCCCGCCGCCAGGAGTTCCGCTCCGGCTGCCGCCTCCTCCTCGGCGCCGCGGATCCAGGGGTTCGGCCCGGCGGGCTTCACCAGCCGGATCGCGTCCGCTTCGGCGGCCACCAGCTCCTGGGGCAGCACCCGCTGGGCTCCCTCCGGCAGGGGGGCACCGGTGAGGATGCGGATCGCCTCGCCGGCGGCCAGGGCGCCGGTGAAGGGAGCTCCCGCCGCCGAGCGCCCCACCAGCGGCCACATCGCCCCCGTCTCCGGCACGGCGGCCTCGCTGATGGCGTAGCCATCCATGATCGAGGCGCGGAAACCGGGCACCGCCTCGGTGGCACACACGGGCTCGGCGCTCACCCGCCCCAGGGCCGCCGCCAGCGGAACGGTTTCGGCGCCGGGCAGAGGGTTGAGGGCCGCCAGCACTTGGAGGCGGGCCTGCTCCAGCGGCAGGCCTTCGCGGCCATAGGGCTCGGACACGGGTGCAGCGCAGCGGAGGCTATGGCCAGGATCCCACCGGCGACGCCTGCGTGGAGGTGCTCGAGGGGCCCACCCCGACGGCGGGCGTCCCCGGCACAGGCATGCCCAGACGATGCAGGTCGAGTGGCGCTCCGCCTGGCGCCTGGTCGCTCCGGTGGCGCGGGAGCCATGGACCGGGAGAGGAGACGCGATGGGCTGTTCCCCTCCCGGTGCAGATCCGCTCTGAACGCTGGTGTGCTGCGAGCGCTCAGCCGGCCCCGCGCCCCGCCTCCCCGTCGCGGACCCAGTCACCGTTGCGACCGCCGCTCTTGGCCAGCAGCCGCACCGGCCCGATCGTCATCGCCGGATCGGCGCTCTTGACCATGTCGTAAAGGGTGAGCAGGCCCACCTGCACGGCGGTGAGGGCCTCCATCTCGACGCCGGTGTGGCCGGTGGTGCGGGCCTTCGCCTCCAGCCGCAGGCCGCTGCCGTCGGCCGTCGGCTCCAGCTGCACCGACACGCCGGAGAGGGGGATCGGATGGCACAGGGGAATCAGCTCCCAGGTGCGCTTGGCCGCCTGGATCGCCGCCACCCGCGCCACCGCCAGCACATCGCCCTTGGCGGCCCGTCCCTCCAGCACCAGGGTCAGCACCTCCGGCCGCATGGTGATGAAGCCCTCGGCCGTGGCCTCGCGCCGGGTCGCCTCCCGGTCGCCCACCTCCACCATGTGCACCTCGCCGGCGGCATTGAGGTGGGTGAGCGACGCGGGGGTGGGATCGGTCATGGTGGCGATGCTGGCAGGGAGGAGGAGCCACAGGCGGCCCTGCACCCTCCGGCCAGCCTGCGCCGAGGGCACCACCCCCCAGGCCCCGCCGCCAGACTCCTCCCATGTCGAACGCCACCGCCAACCCGGCGCCCGCCGATCCGGCCCCCGTGCTGGTGTTCGACGGTGGCTGCGTGTTCTGCCGCCATTTCGCCGAGCTGAGCGAACTGCGCAGCGGCATCCCGGGGCTGCGGATCCGCGATGGCCGCGCCGAGGGGGCGCTGCGCGAGAGCCTTGAGCGACGTGGCTATCGCCTGCGTGACGGTGCGGTGCTGCTGGACGGCGAGCGTGTGCTGCATGGGGC
It contains:
- a CDS encoding DCC1-like thiol-disulfide oxidoreductase family protein, with translation MSNATANPAPADPAPVLVFDGGCVFCRHFAELSELRSGIPGLRIRDGRAEGALRESLERRGYRLRDGAVLLDGERVLHGAEAIQWLCARMTPSAALLRLLAPLLATPARARALYPLLLLARRGALALRGLPVDPGATVVGRGERSAGGEPGGL
- the glp gene encoding gephyrin-like molybdotransferase Glp, coding for MSEPYGREGLPLEQARLQVLAALNPLPGAETVPLAAALGRVSAEPVCATEAVPGFRASIMDGYAISEAAVPETGAMWPLVGRSAAGAPFTGALAAGEAIRILTGAPLPEGAQRVLPQELVAAEADAIRLVKPAGPNPWIRGAEEEAAAGAELLAAGVRLGPAELGRLASCGVAMLPVRPRPRIGLLISGDELVAAGTPRGPGQIWESNGTLLEALLQRLGAVVAERRVVGDQPDALRQALGALAEGCDVVVSTGGVSAGDTDWIRALVAELGEVSFWKLFLRPGRPFAWGHIGGTPFFGLPGNPVAAAITALQLLWPALQRLEGAAQPQPLPRLKVRLEAVLKRNPGRPELARARLVVDEAGELRARVEGSQASSRIGSLQGADLLLEIPAELGALAAGTALWAQLLRLPLF
- the moaC gene encoding cyclic pyranopterin monophosphate synthase MoaC, which encodes MTDPTPASLTHLNAAGEVHMVEVGDREATRREATAEGFITMRPEVLTLVLEGRAAKGDVLAVARVAAIQAAKRTWELIPLCHPIPLSGVSVQLEPTADGSGLRLEAKARTTGHTGVEMEALTAVQVGLLTLYDMVKSADPAMTIGPVRLLAKSGGRNGDWVRDGEAGRGAG